The sequence GCATTCCATTTTCCACaagcacttttttttttaaccaaaaaaaaacagAACCAGAGAGAAAGAACTAACCAATAATGGAGCTGTGTTCGATTCGATTGGGAGTAGAGACTTTGCATCATCTTCTTcaaccaaactcaaactcaaagcCAAACCCAAAACCCATCTTCATTACAACTTGCCACGTCCACCAAACTCGCCACCTCAGCATTTCAGCCACCAGCGCCGGCGCCGGCACAGCATTGGAGAAAGCCGAAGACGGAGGAAAGAGAGTGGTGGAGCTAGTCGGAGCTTTCAACCAACTGACACACATAATGAGTATAGTTGGAGTAATGGTAATAAGTATGATTGGGGTGGCTATGGAAGAGGAGGAGGTGGCGGTGGAGGTGGAGGTGGCGGAGGCAGTGACACTAGTAAAGCAAGTTTTGGTGCAAATTTTAACAAAGGCTTTACAATCGGTTCTGGTTCTAGACGACTTAAGGAGGTCTATCAAAGCAATGGTGAATATCCATCATGGTTTTCTACTACAGATAAAAAACTAGTGAGTACCAACAATGACATTGAAAATGCAATTCCAAATAAAATTGTGGCTAAAGATGGGAGTGGAGATTTCAAAACTATTGCAGAAGCTCTTTCTTCTTATCCCAAGAACCACAAAGGCAAATACATTATATATGTTAAAGCAGGAATATACAACGAGTACCTAACTGTTACAAAAGAACAAGTGAATGTCTTTATGTATGGAGATGGACCTAGAAAGACAATCATCACAGGAAGAAAGAATTTCAATGAAGGAGTTTCAACCATTAGAACTGCAACATTCTGTAAGTTTTAAGTTTTCATTACCTTAACACATTCACTTCCCttcattttcttttctcttctaCTAATCAGGGTCGGCCTGAGCTAAGACGAACTAAGCCTGCGCCTAGGGCCCAACCAGGGTCCaaaaaatattttccttttattttcttcCTTGCTATTAATTGTGCTTATCATCATCTTCATTTCTTACCTTATCAGCTGTAATTGGAAGTGGATTTGTGGCGAAATCGATCGGATTTCAAAACACAGCAGGAACAGAAGGACACCAAGCAGTGGCACTTCGAGTTCAATCAGACATGTCTGCATTTTACAATTGTAGAATGGATGGTTACCAAAACACATTATATGTTCAAACACATCGTCAATTCTATCACAACTGTGTCATATCAGGAACAGTCGATTTCATCTTTGGAGACGCAGCAGCCGTCGTCCAAAACTCGTTGATCATCGTTCGAAAGCCCGAGAAAAACCAGAACAATGCAGTGACTGCCCAAGGCAGAGTTAACAAACATGAAACAACAGGCATAGTTTTACAAAACTGTAGGATTGTACCTGAACAGAAATTCTTCTCAGAAAGATTGTTAACACCAACATACTTAGGCAAACCATTGAAAAAGTACTCTAGAACTGTGATCATGGAGTCTATAATTGATGATTTGATTCAACCAGCTGGTTGGCTTGAATGGGATAATGGTGATTTTGGTCTTAACACAGTTTACTTTGCTGAGTATGCAAATAAAGGACCTGGTGCTGTAACTGATCAGAGAGTGAAATGGAATGGTTTTAAGGTCATTACTGATAAgaatgaagctcttcaattcaCACCAGGTCAATTTATTCAAGGAAATTTATGGTTAGAAGAAACTGGGTCACCATTTTTTCTTGGATTGAAGAATTAATTCAtcttatattttcaaataaaaacttGAATAGACATATTCACAGGATGAGAGGATGGTAGTGATTAATTAATCCTATCCCCACCTTGttgattatataaaataataatttaaaaaagaaaaacattctcAATTAATGTTTAGTTACATGTTTTTTTGTTTGATACAATTGTGTATTTGTAGGCTTATTGCCTGTTTTAATCAATAATAGTATGCATTTACAGTACTACATCCTTATCTTTTTAaatcattatatattattttacattaaattaattaattacgggaaattactctatatattatttttttaatttttttttttaaaatttacggtttgagtttctaaagtggttgcagcgctagttgcaataagaatttctatacgattttttgttgcaatttaagttgcagcgctagttgcaataaagGTTTCCATgtagaattttgtaaaaatgtaaaaaaaactgttttaaagtgtaaaaataaaaaaaacctcattaattattaagaaaattatttaaaattttattaaaaaaaaatattatacatgatttaaaaaaaaaaattaaaataagtattaaaattaacttagtgaaagaaattaaaaaaaatcaacaatttttaaaaattaaaaattattttgtacttaatttttttatatattaatatgtattCGTGGTTTGTTGTAAATAGAATTTTTCTAAAGGAAAATAGAAGTTAACTTTAGAAAATGCTTACCTATAAATCAACCAATATAATGgagttaataataaaataaataaaaatttgtggCAAAAGTTTCCAAAAAGATCGTTTTGATTAGTTTCTAATTTTCAGAAATAGCGGTAATAGTTCTCAAGGTCATTGTTTTTATTTGTCTATTAGTCTTAATTTTAAATGAgccgtttattttttttaaaattactacGTATCGAAATATTATAGgtctaaattatcattttaattgtaaaaaataaaaataaataaattatttaaaaataatttgttttttctttttcttcttttcactGCTAGAAACAACCAACCACCAACCCCCAACCCCAAACTAGCACCACCACCACGCCTGAATAGCCACGaccctttctcttcttcttctaaagACTTTCTCAGCCCTactctttctcttctctctcccCTTCGTCTTCTTCCTTCTACGCCTGAACCTCCATAGCCACCGTGGTCAGAAACTGCTCATCTCATCCACCAGCTACCTCCCCCTCTCTCTTTGTTCCTCCCTCTTGGTGCAAGCGGAAGGCCGACAGACGATTTAGACCCTATCCTCTTTTCTCTCTCGCTCTcaaacccctctctctctcattctcgCGCGACCCAGCCCTCTCTGCCCCGCTTGGTGACCCAGATCGgcaacccaaacccagatctgTTAACCTCCTCCTCCTCagccaccattaaagctcaaataaCCTCGACTGATTCAGACTCCGGTAGATGCATGTTTGGGACTCGTCTTCAAGCTTGAGAGAAAAAAATGGATAGAGTGAAATcgggagaaagagagaggatgAAGGAGATGGAATTAGGGTTAGCATTATTAGTTTTAGGCTatttaagaagaagaagaagaagaagaagaagaagaagaagaagaaacaaaaatagaggatataaagaaaataaaaataaaaaacaaaactagaaacatattaggttgttttttgtattatttttaggttaatttttaatgtgtttttaatttagttttactctGGTTTGGAGTAATTTTAcgctttttatcttttatttttgcaaattcaaaatagaagaagattaaaaaatatcaaaggaataagatgaaataaagataaaaatatctcacaaaaagatgatctataaaatagaaaaaattgtgcaaaaaaataaagctgaaacttaaaacctgaattcgactatgttctgattatatttaaaaaaggttaaaacataaaagttttagatctctcttttatctttccaaaACATCTTGAATCATCTAATTCCAagtaatattgagagagttatgaccaaaatactatcaATCAATGCAGCAGAAAACTCACTGCCCAAATAAAGGGGGTCATGCCTAGGCATAGAAATCCCATGCTGCGGCCCGCCCCTTCTAATCCTAAgcagaataaatttttttagcgtttttttatctttttttttttttttatcatgttTTGGTTATAAAAGAAGTGACTTTTGTGAGTGTTTAGACAAAAAGAGGTTGAACGAGAGAGAAAGAAGGAAGAGAGAAAACAGAGCAATTTCTTTgaatgagaaagaagaagataaaCTTCTTATATACAGGGAAAGGCACCACGTgcaaaatactaaatctaaacCCCTGTAACTGAAATAACAGATTCAACTAACTGTCATTAGCACTAGGACCCttaacaattttaatagtttttaaCAAGCAATCAGGGAGTACGAATTTTAGAGAGCAAAATTGATCGCGAAGGTTTTTTCAACGGAGTTTTCAGcattattttcttctcttttctaaaattaatgtGTGAATTTGCTACAataaacatgagtagctaaacagTTCATTAGGGTATAGATGGAGATTATTTGATATTGATTTgtagttttaatatgatttattttccctcAATTTCTATGAATTATATTTCATTCGtacttgtttatttttgttaGTAGATTAGCAATGagtaagaaaaatttcaataaatctcCCGTAACCCTACATCTTCTATAACTTCCAAAAGAAAGTAAGTTGTTCATTCTTTAGAAAAGAGAAAATTAAAACGTTCGAAACCGATCATTGAAGATTTAGACTCTTATTTTGAACTTGAAGATGAAGATTTTGAAACACCGAAAGTGCTGAAAgtatttatgttgtttttcaattattttaggatattttttactttttttgctGTAAATcatctggttttttttttctctgatCTGTCTTTTGctcattttgttgttgttttataTTTAGTTCTAGCTATGACTGAACCGATTGCATTTATTACTTGTTGATTTTCGGTTGTAAACAGTTATGATCCTCTAAAACTCCATTCTTTCGTCCTGTACTTCTTGCAGAAGCTGCTCATTCTTACATTTAGTTGTCTTTACAACACACTCAACACACTCATTCTTACTATATATATGAAGCTAAGGGTCTCCATCGAAACGCACTGAACTCATTCAGGAAGCATTGGATGTTACTGCCTGTATCCTCCGACTGCTCGGTGGCCATCCATTGCCCGTTGTTAATTAAAAGCTTTCTCATGGATGCCCTTCGAATTGACAGAGCAAATCCTTATGGCACTAAAAGCCGCTGAATGCTTCGAGGCTGCAGCACTTCTTGAAAGGAGACATCTTTAGAGATTTTGAGTCCACTGAGCTGCGAAGTGATGAACCCAAGGTCGGAAACAGCGCAAGCATTGGTCTTTAGAGAAACTCTAATGGATGATGATGAGTCCACTTTTGGGAAGGGAATTCGAGTGGAAGTGTTTCCAGAAAAGAGTCCGAGAGTGGTGGAAGCAGCCGTTGTTGAGGTTGGTAATGAGAAGAGAGTGGTTGTGGTTGTTGGTTATCTCTCTGTCTCTGGTTTGAATTGAAGTAAGGTGGTAAGTAAGTATGGCGTTTGGATAAGaaggaagaagacgaagaagaagaactgtATCAATATGGGCTCCTCTCAATTCTAAGGCCCATTTTAAATCACTTTTATTACATAAATACCCAATAAATTCAAAgtttacaaaattaaattatgatagtttaaaataattaattttattaaataaaaaaatccttCGGtgaaatatctatctttttttaaataaaaataaattaaaagttaaATATAAATCCTAATTTGAGTAGAATTATACTAATGATATGGTATATATATAAGCCGTAGGGTGTTAAGTGTTActtagagaaaagaaaaaaatttttattatttgagtGTGTGTTGAAGTTGAAGTAGTAATTAAGTATGGAAACAAAAAAGGCATCCTTCAGAGAAATCTTGATGGTAACTAAAATCTTCctctattcttcttcttcttcttttttcttctttaattcaTTCATGAATTCTTCATTTATTAGTGAAAGAGAATTAATTAACTTTAAGAGAGTGAAGTAGTGAGTGAGATATATTAAGTATAACATATATACCCCAAAAGCAATAACAAATTGAACCAAATCAATAATTCTAGTTTTCTGTACAAATGTACAAATTAAGCTCATGACTTATTATTACAAAGGAAAATGGATTAATCATATATATGACTACTTTTAATTATGCTTTGTACAGAAAATTACATTGGAAAACTTCTTATCAGTACAacttaaaatttgaattaataaattcAATAGCTTGATTAAGCAAAATTATGACACTACcatttttgattaattattaatcttgttattttaagattttttattattattattaatttttgaccaatgacacttcatttttttaattgtaaaatatatgatcaattgATTGAAAGAGTGTAATTTAtaaaaactaatattttttttttcttcttttaatatAGGGAACTCCATCAAACCAACTAAAACAAATTACAACGGAAGAGAAAAGTTACTCTCAACAAGATATTATAATATGGGAAAGACAGGAAAATTTCAAGGTAACAAAAATTCTCTAAAAAATTTCTTGgaacattatttaaaataaatacaatattaataatttgtGCAAATCATGTCTTTTAGTAACGTTTGGATTATTAGATTAACAAGaacatagatttttttttttttaaatgaaactaTTGTTATTGTGTTAAATTCATAACACAACTAGCTAGCTATGAGattcacatatatatttttaattatgttaTGTATATTTATGAATGAGTTTTAGAGTGTATGTATAATtcattaataaatttttgttaataattaCAGGAGCAAAATTTAAGTGAGTGGTCATCACCACTAAAATTATTGAGTCAAGATAAAGAAGCATTGTTGAAAGTTCCAGTTTTATTTGCTTCCTTCGATCAAACGAGCCGATTAGCTTCTGGATACGGCGCTTGTTCCGTGATAGCAATACTCATTGCTCACTGGCTTCACTGCAACCCAAAATTAATCCCCACAAGGGTACAATTTGAATCCCTAATCCTGCAAGGCTCTTCTGAGTGGCGAGCACTCAGCAACGAATCCTCTTATTACCAGAACAAATTTTCTAACAATCACTTCGATATAGAGACTGTGATAAATGCTGGTATCAGACCAGTCTCTATTTGCACAGATAGGTCAGTAACGGGGATGTTCGGGGTTGAAAAATTCGCCTTGTTGAAAGATATGTTCTCTTTAGACAATATGTGGGAGAACATAACTAAGGATTTAACAACAGAGCCGAAAATTTTCGTCGTGGGTTGGAACGATCACTTCTTTGTCTTAAAACTAGAACTTCATGCTTGTTATATTATTGATTCATATGGAAGTAGACTATTTCGAGGGTGCAACCAAGCTTATATGCTTAAATTTGACGATTCAAGTGTAATATACGGCACCGATCAACAAATTCTTTGCACGGGCAAAGATTGCTGCAAGGAATATATGAGAAAGTTTTTAAGCAGTAATATTGTTATGAAACTGGAGAAGGAATACAAGAGGGGATACATTCAATTACCTTATCTATATGAGAAGTTGCAAGTAGACATGAGCTATATGTGCTTAAATGCTCCATCGCCAGTATCATCTTCATCGTCGTCCTCCTATGATGGTCCATCTTCCCTTCAATTGTGATGATTCTTCTTTTCTTAGAGATGCTCATCCTCCTCATGAAGAGTAAATAAGAGTTGTGTTATGTAAATGTTCGGTTaatatgtaaatttatttattttattattttgtgtttatgtaaagatttaattaatatgtaaatttatttattttgttggaaatatttaaataaattttaaatttaattatatgtgaggaattaaatttaattagtacTACAAACAGTCTTCAATAGTGACTAATGTATATCATCACTTTAATCTAAGAAAATAAATCAAAGTATATgtaaataaattctaacaattgccttataattataaataagttaAGTTTTGTATGATCATGCCTAATAACAAAGGTGATATTATATCTCCAAGGAATAAACATAATAAAGTGTTTCTCGATATTCAAATGGGATTATTTAGCTAAATTAGtacactaaaaaaatttaataaacccAACATGTTTATTTTGAGTCTAACTGCCTTAGTATGGTAAATAACCtccaataaaaattaatcttaaGATACAAATTCCAGTTTGTAAATTAAATGGATGTAAAACAGTACAACAAAGATTCTTACAACAATTTACCTTTAGATCTTGATTAACTAACCAAGATTCTCCCTTAGATTCGAAGACAAGCTCCCCTTGCTTCGATTGAGAGTAGCTGGTACTAGAAAAGAATAGTAGCAGTTAAAAATTTATTCATAGATAAAGTGGATATATCAAGCTTCGCAACTGAGTCATATAGTATCAAGGTTGGTCATAGCATTCTCTTTCTAAAAACAGAGAAAATGTGAGATGAAACAATGAAGTTTGGACTACACTAGTGTTTGGTTGGAAGGAATGAAAACATAGGAatgagaatggaaatgggaataggaatggaatggaataaaatttaaaatacataaaaataattgataagaaaattattaaattttttctcatcatgCATTGGAATAGTCTTTCcttccattttaaaatggaatagtcagtccactaaaatggtggaaagatcattccattggaatggcattccaacacattaatatgcaaccaaacaaaggaatggaatgaagaCTGTTTCATTTCCtttccattctatttcattaccttCAACCAAACGCCAAGTTCTATAAAGCACATATTTATCTTGTGGCTGACAATTTTACAGAATCTTAGAATTAGGAAATTGATCTCCAAGTTTGACACAAATATTAACAAGGTATGTTTATTATGTGAGGATAAAGATGAAACAGTTAGCCCTCTTTGAATGTTTCTACAATAGACAAAgtcttaaaaaaaactaaagcaCTGACTTGATTGGCATGTCCAATCTCTTTATTTTGAGCAAATGCTGAAAAGTATAATGAAAGATAAACCGATTAGCAAGCACATGAAGCAAATATTGTCAACCATCATTGCGACCTTGgtgttttatttataaaaaagtaAGGAATGATGCTTCTTGGTCTTCAAAGATTTggagaatgaaaaaaaaaaacagtacaaCAAATTCAGCAGGATGttaagtatataattttatatgtacTTCTTGAGAAAATTTTGGATATAGATTGAATTGATTTGATTTGTAATCGGgtatataacataaaaaataagtttgtggttataaatttaaaagagaatcatgaaataaatattaaataaaagcgtgaactaaaaatttaaaaaatcaattttatttatttgatcattGTCGTTCTTTACTTTCTTagtttggtaatattttttagtttttttacatttaaaagtagtttttttctttttttgtatttttacgaaagtCCACATAGCAACCTATATAAAAATTATCGGAGTAATTCaaattgtaaattaaaaaaatagtatatg is a genomic window of Cannabis sativa cultivar Pink pepper isolate KNU-18-1 chromosome 9, ASM2916894v1, whole genome shotgun sequence containing:
- the LOC133031027 gene encoding pectinesterase-like; translated protein: KNRTREKELTNNGAVFDSIGSRDFASSSSTKLKLKAKPKTHLHYNLPRPPNSPPQHFSHQRRRRHSIGESRRRRKESGGASRSFQPTDTHNEYSWSNGNKYDWGGYGRGGGGGGGGGGGGSDTSKASFGANFNKGFTIGSGSRRLKEVYQSNGEYPSWFSTTDKKLVSTNNDIENAIPNKIVAKDGSGDFKTIAEALSSYPKNHKGKYIIYVKAGIYNEYLTVTKEQVNVFMYGDGPRKTIITGRKNFNEGVSTIRTATFSVIGSGFVAKSIGFQNTAGTEGHQAVALRVQSDMSAFYNCRMDGYQNTLYVQTHRQFYHNCVISGTVDFIFGDAAAVVQNSLIIVRKPEKNQNNAVTAQGRVNKHETTGIVLQNCRIVPEQKFFSERLLTPTYLGKPLKKYSRTVIMESIIDDLIQPAGWLEWDNGDFGLNTVYFAEYANKGPGAVTDQRVKWNGFKVITDKNEALQFTPGQFIQGNLWLEETGSPFFLGLKN